The Anaerobacillus sp. CMMVII region TAATCCCTTCCGAACTTAGCCTCGGTTTAGAATACTTAAAGTGATAACTATGCAAATCGATAATAAATAAGCAAAATGGTAGCTAAGACGAATATAAAGTTTAAAAAGATAAAAACGATTTGATCGATTTTTCGTGTATGCATTTGGACAGGTGGGTTATAAAAACTGGTATTTTCTATAATGAAAATAATCAGTATGATATGAACCATGAAATGCCCAATGACTTCTAGTAAACCAAACAACATCGTCGTTGAAATGAAGATAAGCGTTAAAACCAAAGCTAACAAACGGTTAAGGACGCCGACGACGAGAAGATACCCAACAACAAATTCAATAAAGGCGCTAAGTAGCACAAATGTCGCTGGATCGAAACCGAATGTAGGGACTGCATGATTTAAAATAATGTCAACACTCATTTCTTGATATACCCACTTCTCGACTGCTACCCAGCATAAGGAAAGCCCTGTTCCTAGATACAAAGCTGGCATTCCTAATCGTTCCCATTTCGTTTTTTGTAACAATAACGCAAAAGCAATGGCTAAATAAAAGGCATAATCAATAATGTGAAATAAGCCTATCTGGGATAGGGAATGAAAAAACAATACAAAGATGCCGATTGCCCCGATTTTTGTGGCTAAATGGTGAGGGATTAAAAGCATGACAACTACAAAGATCCCTACTGCTAAAGAAAACCCAGTAAGATGAATTTCAGGCGCCAAGATAGAATCCCAGAATAGTTGGAGAATAATTGCTATTGCAGTTCCGTATTTAAGGATTAAACCTGTATATGGCTCCAATCTAGCCAACTTTCGATCCACGGCTTTTACAAACTTTAACTGCATTAGATAGGGAATAATTTGTGGTAATACAGCAAGAAGTGCAGCAATAGCAATGGTTAGTAAAAAAAAGTCCCAAGTTAAAATACTCTCTATCGGTTCCCTTACTTGCTCGGCTTCTGTAAACCATTTAACGTGTAACCCTCTCATGATATTTCATTCCTTTCATAATTACCCTTCTAGAAAAGAGTATGTCCGAAAAGAGCCTTTTTAATTTAGAAAGGCAGTCACTTGGTGCAAGCGACTGCCTTTCTTTATAATTATTAAAGTGGTGTAATTACGATGCTGCCATTGTATTGACTAGCCTCAACTGCTTCATGTGCTTTAGCCGCT contains the following coding sequences:
- a CDS encoding DoxX family membrane protein; this encodes MRGLHVKWFTEAEQVREPIESILTWDFFLLTIAIAALLAVLPQIIPYLMQLKFVKAVDRKLARLEPYTGLILKYGTAIAIILQLFWDSILAPEIHLTGFSLAVGIFVVVMLLIPHHLATKIGAIGIFVLFFHSLSQIGLFHIIDYAFYLAIAFALLLQKTKWERLGMPALYLGTGLSLCWVAVEKWVYQEMSVDIILNHAVPTFGFDPATFVLLSAFIEFVVGYLLVVGVLNRLLALVLTLIFISTTMLFGLLEVIGHFMVHIILIIFIIENTSFYNPPVQMHTRKIDQIVFIFLNFIFVLATILLIYYRFA